The Halorientalis sp. IM1011 genome window below encodes:
- the cruF gene encoding bisanhydrobacterioruberin hydratase, translating into MAVETPTRAAVEARLDDLVRENRFTIAVVFPAVGAVMLLASAEALLPGPLEFNPYLVLFGTFVMRLPLIAGVAPLLDRRATAALLALTAYSYGIEYVGVTTGWPYGFFEYGVELGPMLLDTVPIGLPIFFFPLVLNSYLLSLLLLGDRASRWAIRLPAVIATVLLVDLVLDPGAVALGFWAYDGGGAYYGVPWSNYLGWVLSATVAVGLFDLAFDWTELVARVRSCAFMLDDLVSFVILWGLINAYFGNWVPVALAGLFFGSLVKIDRFDFGVLRTAPGFHRG; encoded by the coding sequence ATGGCGGTTGAGACGCCCACCCGAGCGGCCGTCGAGGCCCGACTGGACGACCTCGTCCGCGAGAACCGCTTCACCATCGCCGTCGTCTTCCCCGCCGTCGGCGCGGTCATGCTGCTCGCCAGCGCCGAAGCCCTGCTCCCCGGCCCGCTCGAGTTCAACCCGTATCTCGTCCTCTTCGGGACCTTCGTCATGCGCCTCCCGCTGATCGCCGGCGTCGCACCGCTGCTGGACCGCCGAGCGACCGCCGCCCTGCTCGCGCTGACGGCCTACTCCTACGGCATCGAGTACGTGGGCGTCACCACGGGGTGGCCCTACGGATTCTTCGAGTACGGCGTCGAACTCGGCCCGATGCTTTTGGACACCGTCCCGATCGGTCTGCCGATCTTCTTCTTCCCGCTGGTCCTCAACAGCTACCTGCTCTCGCTCCTCCTGCTGGGCGACCGGGCGAGTCGCTGGGCGATCCGCCTGCCTGCGGTGATCGCGACCGTCCTGCTGGTCGATCTGGTGCTGGACCCCGGTGCGGTGGCGCTGGGATTCTGGGCCTACGACGGCGGCGGGGCCTACTACGGCGTCCCGTGGTCGAACTACCTCGGCTGGGTCCTCTCGGCGACGGTCGCCGTCGGCCTCTTCGATCTGGCTTTCGACTGGACGGAACTGGTCGCCCGCGTCCGGTCGTGTGCGTTCATGCTCGACGACCTGGTGAGTTTCGTGATCCTCTGGGGGCTGATAAACGCCTACTTCGGGAACTGGGTGCCCGTGGCGCTGGCGGGCCTGTTTTTCGGCAGCCTCGTGAAGATCGACCGCTTCGACTTCGGGGTTCTCCGGACTGCGCCCGGCTTTCACCGGGGGTAG
- a CDS encoding phytoene/squalene synthase family protein, whose product MVTNDSLEASRQIHRRTGKTFYYATRLFPERIRHKTYVLYAFFRIADEVVDDEDNDLSPAEQRDRLERFREAALGRRETDDPVLQAFDDVRRETDVTEDDVDLFVDAMATDIEKHRYETYDELEAYMRGSASAVGYMMTGIMDVEDPDVARPHARALGEAFQLSNFLRDVREDVVDRDRIYLPRETLDQYGVTESEIENLEMSDGFRSAMIHEMARAEKLYREGVAGIKYLPEDCQFAVLLAAVLYADHHRLIRERDYDVLSETPDLSTTRKLWLIAKTRWHWHWNKDPEAVFERVSTIGDAPSPAPGPEPPEWTPTQ is encoded by the coding sequence ATGGTAACGAACGACTCACTCGAAGCGAGCCGGCAGATTCACCGGCGGACGGGCAAGACGTTCTACTACGCGACGCGGCTGTTTCCCGAGCGGATCCGCCACAAGACGTACGTCCTGTACGCGTTCTTCCGGATCGCGGACGAGGTCGTCGACGACGAGGACAACGACCTCTCGCCCGCCGAGCAACGCGACCGACTGGAACGGTTCCGCGAGGCCGCGCTGGGTCGTCGCGAGACCGACGACCCGGTCCTGCAGGCGTTCGACGACGTGCGCCGCGAGACGGACGTCACCGAAGACGACGTAGACCTGTTCGTCGACGCGATGGCGACCGACATCGAGAAACACCGCTACGAGACCTACGACGAACTCGAGGCGTACATGCGCGGCTCCGCGTCGGCCGTCGGCTACATGATGACCGGGATCATGGACGTCGAGGACCCGGACGTGGCGCGGCCACACGCCCGTGCGCTCGGGGAGGCGTTCCAGCTCTCGAACTTCCTGCGCGACGTGCGCGAGGACGTCGTGGATCGCGATCGGATCTACCTGCCACGGGAGACCCTCGACCAGTACGGCGTCACCGAGTCCGAGATCGAGAACCTGGAGATGAGCGACGGGTTCCGGTCGGCGATGATCCACGAGATGGCTCGCGCCGAGAAGCTGTACCGCGAAGGGGTCGCCGGGATCAAGTACCTCCCCGAGGACTGCCAGTTCGCCGTCCTGCTGGCGGCGGTGCTGTACGCCGACCACCACCGCCTGATCCGGGAGCGGGACTACGACGTGCTCTCGGAGACGCCGGATCTCTCGACGACGCGGAAGCTCTGGCTGATCGCGAAGACGCGCTGGCACTGGCACTGGAACAAGGACCCCGAGGCCGTCTTCGAGCGCGTCTCGACGATCGGGGACGCCCCGAGTCCAGCACCCGGGCCGGAACCGCCGGAGTGGACCCCCACGCAGTAG
- a CDS encoding alcohol dehydrogenase catalytic domain-containing protein: MRTAAFTDLTGPDGVSIVEQPTPEPDRGEATVAVEAAAINRHDLWILEGDSAMVDAADLPFVSGLDVAGTVEDVGEGVTGVEPGDRVVLCPNETCGTCRYCREGPENRCENFALFHGGLAETARVRADRLVALPDDVGMVEAAALPTAYMTAFHMLRRIEAGPGDLLFVPGVTGGVGVAGVQFADALGAHSVGTSSSQAKLDRVESLGLDHAVEGTDPDAIREAVGDIGPVDGVLNHLGGEYTQLGLDVLKRGGRMAICGRTAAGTSEIDIPDLFLGHKRVIGSTMGTQGDLERIVGLVADGAFTPEVDETYPLAETGAAFAAMRNRDSVGKLVVTP, from the coding sequence ATGCGAACCGCAGCGTTCACCGATCTCACCGGGCCGGACGGCGTCTCGATCGTCGAGCAACCGACACCCGAACCCGACCGCGGGGAGGCGACGGTCGCCGTCGAGGCGGCGGCGATCAACCGCCACGACCTCTGGATCCTCGAAGGCGACTCCGCGATGGTCGACGCGGCCGATCTCCCCTTCGTCAGCGGCCTCGACGTGGCTGGGACCGTCGAGGACGTAGGCGAGGGCGTCACGGGCGTCGAGCCCGGCGACCGCGTGGTCCTCTGTCCCAACGAGACCTGCGGAACCTGTCGCTACTGCCGGGAGGGACCGGAGAACCGCTGTGAGAACTTCGCCCTCTTCCACGGCGGGCTCGCCGAGACGGCCCGCGTCCGGGCCGACCGCCTCGTCGCCCTCCCCGACGACGTGGGGATGGTCGAGGCCGCTGCGCTCCCGACGGCCTACATGACCGCCTTCCACATGCTCCGCCGGATCGAGGCCGGCCCGGGTGATCTCCTCTTCGTCCCGGGCGTGACTGGCGGCGTCGGCGTCGCGGGCGTCCAATTCGCGGACGCGCTCGGCGCGCACAGCGTCGGCACGTCGTCCTCGCAGGCGAAACTCGATCGCGTCGAATCGCTCGGCCTCGACCACGCGGTCGAAGGCACCGACCCGGACGCGATCCGGGAGGCGGTCGGCGATATCGGCCCCGTCGACGGCGTGCTCAACCACCTCGGTGGCGAGTACACGCAACTGGGTCTCGACGTCCTGAAACGCGGCGGCCGGATGGCGATCTGTGGCCGGACCGCCGCCGGCACCTCCGAGATCGACATCCCGGATCTCTTCCTCGGTCACAAGCGGGTCATCGGGAGCACGATGGGGACGCAGGGCGACCTGGAGCGGATCGTCGGTCTCGTCGCCGACGGCGCGTTCACGCCGGAGGTAGACGAGACGTATCCCCTCGCCGAGACTGGCGCGGCGTTCGCGGCGATGCGGAACCGCGACAGCGTCGGGAAACTCGTCGTCACGCCGTGA